From a region of the Constantimarinum furrinae genome:
- a CDS encoding tellurite resistance TerB family protein — translation MDKSRIRALLITAYSDGFFDSRELYIINERAKDLGLSGEDILELIRNPAPQLIIYPVTVEERIHFLYDLMRVILADGKVDENEEQIFYKYLKELNFDSTLYDDLYISMIKSVKAQEDLETYFKKYFEDEI, via the coding sequence ATGGATAAATCTAGAATTAGAGCGCTACTAATTACCGCATATTCAGATGGCTTCTTTGATAGTCGGGAACTTTATATAATTAATGAGCGAGCGAAGGACCTAGGGCTTTCTGGTGAGGATATTCTTGAACTAATTAGAAACCCGGCACCCCAATTAATTATTTATCCAGTAACCGTCGAAGAACGAATACATTTTCTATACGACTTAATGCGTGTTATCCTCGCCGACGGGAAAGTAGATGAAAATGAGGAGCAAATCTTTTATAAATATTTGAAGGAATTAAATTTCGACTCTACTCTATACGATGACCTATATATTTCTATGATAAAGTCAGTCAAAGCACAAGAGGATTTAGAAACATATTTTAAAAAATACTTTGAAGATGAAATTTAA
- a CDS encoding MFS transporter has protein sequence MKFNRSQLLNSDSKPSIDNSIVAKFVASFTKFGRDSSEECKASSEMYTIHLRQIESGHIVKKEEDTQEQRNDISEKEQKIDRIQNEINDKTAEIKQIKEEKVRDKDVEIINLKKERDDLAAQDPRDVIDTGPKFKPWLFYTGVFISTLLILFIYYFYVNLGYVLFDLPVVFSPDIAFTCNPEVLNSLDQLNGNGGCKVAISIGPLLLPILFLAIAILIHFKLENLIYEEGKKYKAWIGIFFFLVLVLGLDIILAIKFEERLFNWKGVGGVFGDQFPTGLLEQLKYSYKEPAFLLILGLGFVGYIIWSFITHETSKEYEKKDPENRWRRKLRRFEKQIDRVQGEKSYLLKKANHLLPDEIRELEKEIGSIKQSIRLIRIGGKDKLRNALIQFTIGWNQYIQFKYGDSSASEKIIIVKNELNSFISSSSTLRDIDQVKNEEITTMSLN, from the coding sequence ATGAAATTTAATAGGAGTCAATTACTAAATTCAGATTCAAAACCCTCTATAGACAATAGTATTGTTGCCAAATTTGTTGCATCCTTTACAAAATTTGGCAGGGATTCCTCTGAGGAATGTAAAGCATCTTCAGAAATGTATACCATACATTTAAGACAAATTGAAAGTGGACATATTGTCAAAAAAGAAGAAGACACTCAAGAACAACGTAATGATATTTCTGAAAAAGAACAAAAAATTGATCGCATTCAAAATGAAATAAATGATAAAACTGCAGAAATAAAACAAATTAAAGAGGAGAAGGTTAGAGATAAAGACGTGGAGATTATCAATTTAAAGAAAGAACGCGATGATCTTGCTGCTCAGGATCCACGAGATGTAATTGATACCGGCCCCAAATTTAAACCTTGGCTTTTTTATACCGGTGTTTTTATTTCAACGCTATTAATCCTATTCATATATTATTTTTATGTTAATCTCGGCTATGTATTATTCGACCTACCAGTTGTATTTTCACCTGACATTGCTTTTACTTGTAATCCAGAAGTTTTGAATTCATTGGACCAGCTAAATGGAAACGGGGGGTGCAAAGTCGCTATTAGTATTGGACCATTATTGTTGCCGATTTTATTTCTTGCCATAGCCATATTAATCCATTTTAAATTAGAAAACCTAATTTATGAAGAAGGAAAAAAATATAAAGCCTGGATTGGTATTTTCTTTTTTCTTGTTTTGGTATTAGGTTTGGATATTATTCTGGCTATTAAATTCGAGGAGCGATTATTTAATTGGAAAGGTGTTGGCGGTGTCTTTGGAGATCAATTTCCAACAGGATTACTTGAACAACTAAAATATAGTTATAAAGAGCCGGCTTTCCTTTTAATTCTAGGCTTGGGTTTTGTTGGATATATTATCTGGAGTTTTATAACGCATGAAACAAGTAAAGAATACGAAAAGAAAGATCCTGAAAATCGATGGCGTAGAAAATTGAGAAGATTTGAAAAACAAATTGACAGAGTTCAAGGAGAAAAAAGTTATCTTCTGAAAAAAGCAAATCATTTATTACCTGACGAAATTAGAGAGCTTGAAAAAGAAATCGGCAGCATTAAACAATCGATTAGACTCATACGCATTGGCGGAAAGGATAAATTAAGAAACGCGTTAATTCAATTTACAATTGGGTGGAATCAATATATTCAATTCAAATATGGTGATTCAAGTGCATCAGAAAAAATAATCATTGTAAAAAATGAGCTTAATTCATTTATAAGTTCTTCCTCTACATTACGGGACATCGACCAAGTTAAAAATGAAGAAATCACCACAATGTCTCTCAATTAA
- a CDS encoding thermonuclease family protein gives MTQNVIILYRITGLFIFFLSIFISIGCHSQTLSGKAVSITDGDTFKLLTTDSSLVRVRLASIDCPERKQPFSQRAKQFTLDAIAGKQVTVEQQSTDRNGRIIGIIYYDNGLILNEELLKAGLAWHYLKYSSDVALQSLQDTAKREQLGLWADAHAIPPWEWRKNRRKG, from the coding sequence TTGACACAAAACGTTATAATTCTATATAGAATTACTGGCCTATTCATTTTTTTTCTGTCTATATTCATTTCTATTGGTTGTCACTCTCAAACCCTTTCGGGCAAAGCCGTCTCCATCACAGACGGCGACACCTTTAAACTACTCACAACAGATTCCTCATTAGTCAGGGTTCGCCTGGCAAGCATCGATTGCCCCGAGCGGAAGCAACCTTTTTCGCAACGAGCGAAGCAATTTACATTGGACGCTATTGCGGGTAAACAGGTAACTGTAGAACAGCAGAGCACCGACAGAAACGGCAGGATCATAGGCATTATATACTATGACAATGGCTTGATCTTAAATGAGGAACTGCTAAAAGCGGGTCTGGCATGGCACTATCTAAAATATTCTTCGGATGTAGCCCTCCAATCCCTGCAGGACACTGCAAAACGCGAGCAACTGGGGCTATGGGCAGATGCACATGCCATTCCACCTTGGGAATGGCGGAAAAACAGAAGGAAAGGGTGA
- the maoP gene encoding DUF413 domain-containing protein has protein sequence MSQTPSKKQHLNYIKKCGPFKIDCNRIIFSNEEIEILEKYGHWFTALEDGTLKPLSERQKLFIDVAKGLKKPVSSEETAWFKYTRRRQIEKESGNSLYNTPVLENNEFYSRQDYLKQKQIMQKTNWENSGKAVQLKFLK, from the coding sequence ATGTCTCAAACCCCATCAAAAAAACAACATCTTAATTACATAAAAAAGTGCGGTCCTTTTAAAATTGACTGTAACCGAATCATCTTTTCAAATGAAGAAATTGAGATTCTCGAAAAATACGGTCATTGGTTCACAGCCCTAGAAGATGGAACACTGAAACCACTAAGTGAACGCCAAAAATTATTTATTGACGTGGCAAAGGGACTTAAAAAGCCCGTTTCTTCAGAAGAAACGGCATGGTTTAAATATACACGGCGTAGACAAATAGAAAAGGAAAGTGGAAATAGTCTGTACAATACACCGGTACTTGAAAACAACGAGTTCTACAGCCGCCAAGATTATTTAAAACAAAAACAAATAATGCAAAAAACTAATTGGGAGAATAGCGGCAAAGCAGTGCAATTAAAATTTTTGAAATAA
- a CDS encoding type I restriction-modification system subunit M: MTEQTQQLQTQLWNIANTLRGKMDADDFRDYILGFIFYKYLSRKMNLYADKILEPDGFTYKNIQAHPKSSEYLSAIRDEALDKLGYFLHPDELFSELARRGNAGGKNKFILDDLAKVLTNIEQSTMGSESEDDFGNLFEDLDLTSSKLGKSENQKNELIVKVLSHLEEIDFDLENTESDLLGDAYEYLIGQFASGAGKKAGEFYTPQQVSKVLAQLVTTGKEKLKSVYDPTCGSGSLLLRVAREVKEVGAFYGQEMNPTTYNLCRMNMIMHDVHYKRFDVKNEDTLTHPQHADMRFEAIVANPPFSAKWSASPLFMSDDRFSAYGKLAPKSKADFAFVQHMIYQLEDNGTMACVLPHGVLFRGAAEGHIRKYLIKEKNYLDAVIGLPANIFYGTSILTCILVLKKKREHTKDVLFIDASQQFEKVKTQNILRDEDIEKIISTYRNRTTEDKFSYVAPLSEIAENDYNLNIPRYVDTFEEEEPVDLAAVSKELKALEKEIKETDATIADYCNQLGIDTPF; the protein is encoded by the coding sequence ATGACCGAACAAACCCAGCAATTACAAACCCAACTCTGGAACATCGCTAATACCCTGAGAGGCAAGATGGATGCCGACGATTTTCGGGACTATATCCTGGGGTTTATCTTCTATAAATATCTTAGCCGCAAGATGAATCTCTATGCGGATAAGATCTTAGAGCCTGACGGATTTACCTACAAAAACATTCAAGCTCATCCAAAAAGCAGTGAATACCTCAGCGCAATTCGTGATGAAGCCTTAGACAAATTGGGCTACTTTCTGCATCCGGATGAACTTTTTAGTGAATTGGCTCGCCGCGGCAATGCGGGAGGCAAAAATAAATTCATTCTCGACGACCTCGCCAAGGTGCTTACCAATATTGAACAAAGCACCATGGGTTCCGAAAGCGAAGATGACTTTGGTAACCTTTTTGAAGATCTGGATCTTACCAGCAGCAAACTGGGGAAGTCTGAAAACCAGAAAAACGAACTTATCGTAAAAGTGCTGTCGCATCTGGAGGAAATCGATTTCGACCTTGAAAATACCGAGAGCGACCTGCTAGGTGATGCATACGAATACCTTATCGGACAGTTTGCCAGTGGTGCCGGCAAGAAAGCCGGGGAGTTCTATACCCCTCAACAAGTTTCTAAAGTGTTGGCGCAACTGGTCACCACCGGCAAGGAAAAACTTAAAAGCGTGTACGATCCCACCTGCGGTTCCGGCTCCTTGCTTTTACGGGTTGCAAGAGAGGTAAAGGAAGTAGGAGCGTTTTACGGGCAGGAGATGAACCCAACTACCTACAACCTCTGCCGTATGAACATGATTATGCACGATGTGCATTACAAGCGGTTCGACGTAAAGAATGAAGACACTTTAACCCATCCGCAGCATGCCGATATGCGTTTTGAGGCTATAGTTGCCAATCCGCCCTTCTCTGCCAAATGGAGTGCGAGCCCGCTTTTTATGAGTGACGACCGCTTCTCGGCCTACGGCAAACTGGCACCAAAGAGTAAAGCCGACTTCGCCTTTGTACAGCACATGATTTACCAGCTGGAGGATAACGGTACCATGGCCTGTGTATTGCCACACGGCGTATTGTTTAGAGGAGCTGCCGAAGGACATATCCGTAAATACCTTATTAAAGAAAAAAACTATCTGGATGCGGTGATTGGGTTACCGGCCAATATCTTTTATGGTACAAGCATACTTACCTGTATTTTAGTTTTGAAGAAAAAGCGGGAGCATACTAAGGACGTCCTGTTTATAGACGCCAGCCAGCAGTTTGAAAAGGTAAAAACCCAGAACATACTGCGGGATGAAGACATTGAGAAGATTATAAGTACCTATCGCAACCGAACAACAGAGGATAAGTTTAGTTATGTGGCACCATTAAGCGAGATTGCCGAAAACGACTACAACCTGAACATCCCGCGTTATGTGGATACTTTTGAAGAAGAAGAACCGGTAGATCTGGCAGCGGTTTCCAAAGAGTTAAAAGCTTTGGAAAAAGAGATAAAAGAAACCGACGCTACCATAGCCGACTATTGTAACCAACTGGGCATAGATACGCCTTTTTAA
- a CDS encoding restriction endonuclease subunit S, with the protein MINTTATNIETEKEVSNERNIKVPALRFNEFEEIIEESLFGNHYTFHSTNSLSRDKLNYNHGEVRNIHYGDIHTKFQTHFYLVKEHVPFINDDVDLARIKEDSYCKVGDLVIADASEDYADIGKCIELIDINNERLLAGLHTFLARPSQESTSLGYMSFLLKSWKLRRQIMTIAQGTKVLSLSTGRVSKLKLNLPSLPEQQKIASFLSSVDQKIQQLTTKKELLEQYKKGVMQKLFSRELRFKDKDGKAFPEWEEKYFKDIVIKYRLGGNYTNTEEETIYPLIKMGNLGRGTMNTKKLDYIPIDEEIDPKDKIRYGDLFFNTRNTLELVGKVSIWRNELPIAYYNSNLMYLKFDDNFFMNYRLNSYEGIKGLKRFATGTTSVAAIYTKDLLKLKLNIPCLEEQKKIATYLSSIDSKIENVNNQITLTQTFKKGLLQQMFV; encoded by the coding sequence ATGATAAATACCACCGCTACAAATATAGAAACCGAAAAAGAAGTTAGTAATGAGCGAAACATAAAGGTTCCGGCATTGCGATTTAATGAATTTGAGGAGATAATTGAGGAATCCTTATTTGGAAACCATTATACGTTTCATAGTACAAATTCTCTTTCTAGAGATAAATTGAATTATAATCATGGAGAAGTTAGAAATATTCATTATGGTGATATTCATACAAAATTTCAAACCCATTTTTACTTAGTAAAAGAACACGTTCCATTTATCAATGATGATGTTGATTTAGCAAGAATAAAGGAAGATTCATACTGTAAAGTTGGTGATTTGGTTATAGCAGATGCCTCGGAAGATTATGCCGATATAGGAAAGTGTATCGAACTCATCGATATAAATAATGAGAGGTTATTAGCCGGACTACACACATTTTTGGCAAGACCTTCGCAAGAAAGTACATCGCTTGGATATATGAGTTTTTTACTTAAATCATGGAAATTAAGAAGGCAGATAATGACAATTGCTCAAGGGACAAAAGTATTGAGTTTGTCTACCGGTAGAGTTTCAAAATTAAAACTTAATCTCCCCTCCCTCCCCGAACAACAAAAAATAGCCTCTTTTCTTTCTTCTGTCGATCAAAAAATACAACAACTCACCACAAAGAAAGAACTACTGGAGCAGTATAAAAAAGGGGTGATGCAAAAACTGTTTTCCCGGGAGCTACGGTTTAAGGATAAGGATGGGAAGGCGTTTCCGGAGTGGGAGGAGAAGTACTTTAAAGATATTGTTATTAAATACCGATTGGGAGGCAATTATACAAATACTGAAGAAGAAACTATTTACCCATTGATAAAAATGGGAAATCTTGGTCGAGGTACAATGAATACGAAAAAGTTAGATTATATACCGATTGATGAAGAAATAGATCCAAAAGATAAAATTCGATATGGAGATTTATTTTTCAATACTAGAAATACATTAGAATTAGTTGGAAAGGTCTCTATCTGGAGAAACGAATTACCAATTGCGTACTATAATTCAAATTTGATGTATTTGAAATTTGATGACAATTTTTTTATGAATTATAGATTGAATTCATACGAAGGAATTAAAGGATTGAAAAGATTTGCAACGGGAACTACTAGTGTAGCTGCAATTTATACCAAGGACTTACTTAAGCTAAAATTAAATATACCCTGCCTTGAAGAACAAAAAAAAATCGCTACCTATTTGTCAAGTATCGATTCCAAAATAGAAAATGTAAATAATCAAATAACCCTAACTCAAACCTTTAAAAAAGGGTTGTTGCAGCAGATGTTTGTGTAA
- a CDS encoding pentapeptide repeat-containing protein: MTDELLKIKSIEELVLQLNTQRQVGNKLVGQLEHLDIDFDINLPLAKQTVKNRLPAASSNDFVFLNCRFTKTVTFKSSHINFYFLNCTFHDINANDKEFIGKVRFRECEFKSEVLLDNASFRELVDFWHSKFYKKTIFHKVDFDKTVVFSGSTFYENVLFTYTLFAKLGIFRGTVCKKGYDISLAILEGNLSMFDFELKDFDVVMGPLEEMEYESLVHDKGDIPIKNKRETFRILKNIFEKNSDHIISLYYRRLELSTYDVLLKDKINQKIKPWTNRLNRAILWLNYNSNIHGTSFFRGLIFTGCIGWLFFYFSLIATSDYYMTFNPCNWSLKALTDSLKYYFISISPVHKHTYMDELGPTWSFYLADFMGRIFVSYGIYQTVQAFRKFR; the protein is encoded by the coding sequence ATGACGGATGAGTTACTAAAAATAAAGTCCATAGAGGAATTAGTCCTGCAACTAAATACTCAAAGGCAAGTTGGTAACAAACTTGTTGGGCAATTAGAACATCTGGATATTGATTTTGACATTAATCTTCCTTTGGCGAAACAAACGGTTAAAAATCGATTACCGGCCGCAAGTAGTAATGATTTTGTTTTTCTTAATTGTCGATTTACAAAAACTGTAACTTTCAAAAGCAGCCATATTAATTTCTATTTTCTAAATTGTACTTTTCATGATATAAATGCTAATGACAAAGAGTTTATCGGCAAAGTCAGATTCCGAGAATGTGAATTTAAGTCGGAAGTTCTATTAGATAATGCCTCTTTTCGTGAATTGGTGGATTTCTGGCATTCAAAATTTTATAAGAAAACGATATTTCACAAAGTAGATTTTGACAAAACCGTTGTCTTTTCGGGATCCACGTTTTATGAAAATGTGCTATTTACCTACACTCTGTTCGCAAAATTAGGAATATTTAGAGGTACTGTTTGTAAAAAAGGTTATGATATTTCCCTTGCGATATTAGAAGGTAACCTTTCGATGTTTGACTTTGAATTGAAAGATTTTGATGTTGTTATGGGACCTTTAGAGGAAATGGAGTATGAATCTTTAGTTCATGACAAAGGAGATATTCCGATTAAAAATAAACGTGAAACATTTAGAATTCTTAAAAACATATTTGAGAAGAATTCGGACCATATAATTTCTCTGTATTACCGCCGTCTAGAATTGAGTACTTACGATGTTTTACTGAAGGATAAAATCAATCAGAAGATTAAGCCATGGACTAACAGATTAAACAGAGCAATCCTATGGTTAAATTATAATTCCAATATACATGGCACAAGTTTTTTTCGCGGTTTAATTTTTACTGGTTGTATAGGGTGGCTGTTTTTTTACTTTTCTTTAATCGCAACATCAGACTACTATATGACATTTAATCCTTGCAACTGGTCGTTAAAAGCCCTAACCGATTCTTTGAAATATTATTTTATCTCGATATCTCCAGTGCATAAACATACTTATATGGATGAGCTAGGACCGACATGGTCATTTTATCTTGCCGATTTCATGGGACGAATTTTCGTCTCCTACGGAATCTATCAAACGGTGCAGGCTTTTAGAAAATTTAGATGA
- a CDS encoding type I restriction endonuclease subunit R: MKAHEPEAILENNLIRQLESLGFAPVKVQDRDALLHNLKGQLEAFNKATYSANEFDAILNHLAKGNVFEKAKTLKDRFSFTRQNGDTVYVRFFNTESWNENLFQVTHQIAQEGSYKNRYDITLLINGLPLVQIELKRRGLEIKEAFNQINRYQKHSFWSNHGLFQYVQLFVISNGVNTKYLANNRRQSVKQTFYWADEHNKNIRELPDFAEAFLNPDHLGKMISNYIVHNETHKILMVLRPYQYYAVENIVRQVAERNENGYIWHTTGSGKTLTSFKASQIAMDLPNVFKVVFVVDRKDLDYQTMNEFNSFKKDSVDVTDNTRSLVRQLTDDTKLVLTTIQKLNNAISKARYEKNLTHLQDKKVIFIFDECHRSQFGDTHKRITEYFQKAQLFGFTGTPIFAENASKNDLGKRTTKDLFGKCLHKYVITDAIRDQNVLKFGIEYIGKYKRKSNTFVDIEVEDIDKAEVYRDPKRLEKIVDYILAYHNQKTFSRDYSALFAVNNIDTLIAYYDILQRKKEAGEHDLRIATIFTFGVNEEDEDAQDYIPGDTVQEAAEPGVKYISSHTRDKLDSYISDYNKMYQTSFSTKDGQQFENYFKDISKRLKDREKESFNEEKDRLDIVLVVNMMLTGFDAKKVNTLYVDKNLKHHGLIQAYSRTNRILGEKKSQGNILCFRNLKKATDDAIALFSNKDAIEDIFIPPYEVITKKFDEALASVLKITPNYQYVDDLLSEEDELAFVQAFRSLLRAKNVLESYVDFDWDDLEIDEQTFENYKSKYLDLYDKVKNDNQKHKDSILDDIDFEVELIHRDQINVAYILKLLAKMKQGTESEREKQKKAIKELLSGEIELRSKRELIEKFIEENLPHIVDPDDIPDEFEKYWQEQKVLALAKLCEEENLDKQQFSGLVEAYIYTTQEPLRDDVFKCLDNRPSVLKVREIGERIINKMKEFVEVFVRGVG; this comes from the coding sequence ATGAAAGCCCATGAACCCGAAGCCATACTAGAGAATAATTTAATCCGGCAACTCGAGAGCCTGGGTTTTGCACCTGTGAAAGTGCAGGATAGGGATGCGCTTTTGCACAATCTTAAAGGTCAGTTAGAAGCCTTCAACAAGGCAACCTATTCAGCAAATGAGTTCGATGCCATCCTCAATCATTTGGCCAAAGGCAATGTTTTTGAAAAGGCCAAGACCTTAAAAGATCGCTTTAGTTTTACCCGGCAAAATGGGGATACGGTCTATGTGCGTTTTTTTAATACTGAAAGCTGGAATGAGAATTTGTTTCAGGTAACCCATCAAATCGCACAGGAAGGATCCTACAAAAACCGTTACGATATCACTCTCTTAATAAACGGTCTGCCATTGGTACAAATTGAATTAAAGCGCCGCGGACTTGAGATAAAAGAAGCATTTAACCAAATTAATCGGTACCAAAAACATTCCTTTTGGAGCAATCATGGTCTCTTTCAATACGTGCAATTATTTGTGATAAGCAATGGGGTAAACACCAAATATTTGGCCAATAACCGCCGGCAATCTGTAAAACAGACTTTTTATTGGGCAGACGAGCACAACAAAAACATTCGGGAACTCCCGGATTTTGCAGAGGCCTTTCTAAATCCTGATCATCTGGGAAAAATGATATCCAACTATATTGTTCATAACGAAACCCATAAAATTTTAATGGTGTTACGTCCCTACCAGTACTATGCTGTAGAAAATATTGTACGACAGGTGGCGGAACGAAATGAGAACGGCTATATCTGGCATACTACCGGTTCGGGGAAGACCTTGACCTCCTTTAAGGCGAGTCAGATAGCGATGGACCTCCCCAATGTGTTTAAGGTAGTTTTTGTGGTGGACCGAAAGGATTTGGACTATCAGACCATGAACGAGTTTAACAGCTTTAAGAAGGATAGCGTAGATGTAACCGATAACACGCGCTCCCTGGTTAGACAATTGACCGATGATACCAAGTTGGTGCTTACCACGATACAAAAGCTAAATAATGCCATTAGCAAAGCACGGTACGAGAAGAACTTAACTCATCTTCAGGATAAAAAAGTGATTTTTATTTTCGATGAGTGTCATCGATCACAGTTTGGAGATACCCATAAACGCATCACCGAGTATTTTCAGAAGGCACAGTTATTTGGATTTACGGGTACGCCCATTTTTGCTGAGAACGCTTCAAAAAATGATTTGGGAAAACGAACCACCAAAGATCTCTTCGGTAAATGTCTCCATAAATACGTCATCACCGACGCCATTAGAGATCAGAATGTCTTAAAATTCGGAATCGAGTACATCGGGAAATACAAACGAAAGAGTAACACCTTCGTAGATATTGAAGTGGAAGATATCGATAAAGCGGAAGTTTACAGAGATCCCAAAAGACTGGAGAAGATAGTGGATTACATACTAGCCTATCACAATCAAAAGACTTTTTCAAGGGATTACTCCGCCTTGTTTGCAGTAAATAATATTGATACCCTTATTGCCTATTACGACATCTTGCAACGCAAAAAAGAAGCGGGGGAGCACGACTTACGTATCGCCACGATTTTTACTTTTGGCGTAAATGAGGAAGACGAAGACGCGCAAGATTATATTCCGGGAGATACCGTTCAGGAAGCCGCAGAACCGGGAGTGAAGTATATCTCGAGTCATACGCGAGATAAACTGGACTCATATATTAGTGATTATAACAAAATGTATCAGACCAGTTTTTCAACTAAGGATGGCCAGCAATTTGAAAACTATTTTAAAGACATCAGTAAGCGCTTAAAGGATCGTGAAAAGGAATCCTTTAATGAGGAAAAAGACCGTCTGGATATCGTATTGGTGGTCAATATGATGCTTACCGGTTTCGATGCAAAAAAGGTGAATACGCTCTATGTAGATAAAAATCTAAAGCATCACGGTTTAATCCAGGCATACTCACGAACCAACAGAATCCTGGGTGAGAAGAAATCGCAGGGAAATATTTTGTGTTTCAGAAATTTGAAAAAGGCCACCGATGATGCCATCGCTTTGTTTTCTAATAAGGATGCAATTGAAGATATTTTTATACCGCCCTATGAGGTAATCACTAAAAAATTTGATGAAGCCTTGGCGAGTGTGCTAAAAATCACTCCGAATTATCAGTATGTTGATGACCTACTAAGCGAAGAAGATGAACTGGCCTTTGTGCAGGCATTCAGAAGTTTACTGCGAGCGAAGAATGTTTTGGAATCTTACGTCGATTTTGATTGGGACGATTTGGAAATTGACGAACAAACCTTCGAAAATTATAAAAGTAAATATCTGGATTTATATGACAAGGTGAAGAATGACAATCAGAAGCACAAGGATTCCATTCTTGATGATATCGATTTTGAGGTGGAATTGATACATAGGGATCAGATTAACGTTGCTTATATTTTAAAGCTGCTGGCTAAGATGAAGCAGGGTACCGAATCTGAACGGGAAAAGCAGAAGAAGGCAATCAAGGAATTACTGAGCGGCGAAATAGAATTGCGCAGTAAGCGTGAATTAATAGAAAAGTTTATTGAAGAAAACCTGCCACATATAGTGGATCCGGATGATATACCGGACGAATTTGAAAAGTACTGGCAGGAGCAGAAAGTACTGGCATTAGCAAAACTCTGTGAAGAAGAAAATCTAGACAAACAGCAGTTCAGTGGTTTGGTAGAAGCATATATTTACACTACTCAGGAACCCCTGCGAGATGATGTTTTTAAATGTCTTGACAACCGACCTAGTGTTTTAAAAGTACGTGAAATAGGTGAGCGTATTATAAACAAGATGAAGGAGTTTGTTGAGGTATTTGTAAGGGGGGTTGGATAA